The Streptomyces sp. NBC_00670 genome window below encodes:
- a CDS encoding acyl-CoA mutase large subunit family protein: MARESGSARSTESGLPIEPVYGPGDLEGWDPAERLGEPGTYPFTRGVYPTMYTGRPWTMRQYAGFGTAAESNARYKQLIANGTMGLSVAFDLPTQMGHDSDAPLAHGEVGKVGVAIDSIDDMRVLFGGIPLDKVSTSMTINAPAALLLLLYQLVAEEQGVAADQLTGTIQNDVLKEYIARGTYIFPPKPSLRLIADIFQYCRTEIPKWNTISISGYHMAEAGASPAQEIAFTLADGIEYVRTAVAAGMDVDDFAPRLSFFFVARTTILEEVAKFRAARRIWAHVMREEFGAKNPKSLMLRFHTQTAGVQLTAQQPEVNLVRVAVQGLGAVLGGTQSLHTNSFDEAIALPTDKSARLALRTQQVLAYETDVTATVDPFAGSYVVEKMTDDVEAAARELMRKVEDLGGAVEAIEHGFQKSEIERSAYRIAQETDAGTRVVVGVNRFQLDEEEPYEPLRVDPAIEARQAARLATLRAERDQPAVDAALAALKKAAEGDDNVLYPMKEALRARATVGEVCNALREVWGTYVPSDAF; the protein is encoded by the coding sequence ATGGCGCGGGAGTCGGGCAGTGCTCGGTCCACGGAGAGCGGTCTGCCGATCGAGCCGGTCTACGGGCCGGGTGACCTGGAGGGCTGGGATCCGGCGGAGCGGCTGGGGGAGCCGGGGACGTATCCGTTCACGCGGGGTGTGTACCCGACGATGTACACCGGGCGGCCGTGGACGATGCGGCAGTACGCCGGGTTCGGCACGGCGGCGGAGTCCAACGCCCGCTACAAGCAGCTGATCGCCAACGGCACGATGGGCCTGTCGGTCGCCTTCGACCTGCCCACCCAGATGGGCCACGACTCCGACGCCCCCCTCGCCCACGGCGAGGTCGGCAAGGTCGGCGTGGCGATCGACTCGATCGACGACATGCGGGTGCTGTTCGGCGGGATCCCGCTGGACAAGGTCTCCACCTCCATGACGATCAACGCCCCCGCCGCCCTGCTGCTCCTGCTGTACCAACTCGTCGCCGAGGAACAGGGCGTCGCGGCCGACCAACTCACCGGCACGATCCAGAACGACGTGCTCAAGGAGTACATCGCACGGGGCACGTACATCTTCCCGCCCAAGCCGTCGCTGCGGCTGATCGCGGACATCTTCCAGTACTGCCGCACCGAGATCCCGAAGTGGAACACCATCTCCATCTCCGGGTACCACATGGCGGAGGCGGGGGCCTCGCCCGCGCAGGAGATCGCGTTCACCCTCGCCGACGGCATCGAGTACGTGCGCACGGCGGTCGCCGCCGGCATGGACGTGGACGACTTCGCGCCCCGTCTGTCGTTCTTCTTCGTGGCGCGGACGACGATCCTGGAGGAGGTCGCCAAGTTCCGTGCGGCCCGCCGGATCTGGGCGCATGTGATGCGCGAGGAGTTCGGGGCGAAGAACCCCAAGTCGCTGATGCTGCGCTTCCACACCCAGACGGCCGGGGTGCAGCTGACCGCGCAGCAGCCGGAGGTCAACCTGGTCCGCGTCGCCGTGCAGGGGCTCGGCGCGGTGCTGGGCGGCACGCAGTCGCTGCACACCAACAGCTTCGACGAGGCCATCGCCCTGCCCACCGACAAGAGCGCCCGCCTGGCCCTGCGCACCCAGCAGGTCCTGGCCTACGAGACCGACGTCACCGCCACCGTGGACCCGTTCGCCGGCTCCTACGTCGTGGAGAAGATGACCGACGACGTCGAGGCGGCCGCACGGGAACTGATGCGCAAGGTCGAGGACCTGGGCGGAGCGGTGGAGGCGATCGAACACGGCTTCCAGAAGAGCGAGATCGAACGCAGCGCCTACCGCATCGCCCAGGAGACCGACGCGGGGACACGCGTCGTCGTCGGCGTCAACCGCTTCCAGCTCGACGAGGAGGAGCCCTACGAACCCCTCCGCGTCGACCCCGCCATCGAGGCCCGGCAGGCCGCACGCCTGGCGACTCTGCGCGCCGAGCGCGACCAGCCGGCGGTGGACGCCGCCCTGGCCGCCCTGAAGAAGGCGGCCGAGGGCGACGACAACGTCCTGTACCCCATGAAGGAGGCGCTGCGCGCCCGCGCCACGGTCGGCGAGGTGTGCAACGCGCTCCGCGAGGTGTGGGGGACGTACGTGCCGAGCGACGCGTTCTGA
- a CDS encoding FAD-dependent oxidoreductase has product MKPAAVTTDVLVVGAGPTGLALGIDLARRGVDALVVEREGTLFPGSRGKGIQPRTMEVFHDLGVVDAIAAVAGDYPAVMMWRDGQRLGKDHLLDPVEPSESMPYNRPWMVPQWRTQEILHARLLELGGTVVFGREVTALTQDDDGVTAAFADGGTVRAQYAVAADGGRSTVRRTLGIGMTGEQVDPYPSMVADVRLTGLDRDNWHMFPPAEKDDPELIAICPLAGTEDFQIMARFAEGVAPDLSLEGVRKVVAARTHLAPEDVTELRWASEFRPRTGLAERFRDGRVFLAGDAAHVHSPAGGQGLNTSVQDAYNLGWKLGAVLREGAPEALLDTYEEERRPNAEHMLGLSTSVHRGETRRGKDTVQLDLHYRESSLSVETRENLPEDALRAGDRAPDAEVDGKRLFDVFRGPQWTPLAVGVDTDVPGAVRISPHGAYTTGLYLVRPDGHVGWAGDATSKDAVREYARRVRRLPV; this is encoded by the coding sequence ATGAAACCTGCCGCCGTGACAACGGACGTGCTCGTCGTCGGCGCCGGTCCCACCGGCCTCGCGCTCGGGATCGACCTGGCCCGGCGCGGAGTGGACGCGCTGGTCGTGGAGCGAGAGGGCACCCTTTTCCCCGGCTCGCGCGGCAAGGGGATCCAGCCGCGCACGATGGAGGTCTTCCACGACCTCGGCGTCGTGGACGCGATCGCCGCGGTCGCCGGTGACTACCCCGCCGTGATGATGTGGCGCGACGGACAGCGACTGGGCAAGGATCACCTTCTCGACCCGGTCGAGCCGAGCGAGAGCATGCCGTACAACCGGCCGTGGATGGTGCCGCAGTGGCGCACGCAGGAGATCCTGCACGCGCGGCTGCTGGAGCTCGGCGGCACGGTCGTCTTCGGCCGGGAGGTCACCGCGCTCACGCAGGACGACGACGGGGTCACGGCCGCCTTCGCCGACGGCGGCACGGTGCGCGCCCAGTACGCCGTCGCCGCGGACGGCGGCCGCTCGACGGTACGGCGGACGCTGGGCATCGGCATGACGGGCGAGCAGGTGGACCCGTACCCGAGCATGGTCGCCGACGTCCGGCTCACCGGACTCGACCGCGACAACTGGCACATGTTCCCGCCCGCGGAGAAGGACGACCCGGAGCTGATCGCCATCTGCCCGCTCGCGGGCACCGAGGACTTCCAGATCATGGCCCGTTTCGCGGAGGGCGTCGCCCCCGACCTCTCCCTGGAGGGTGTGCGCAAGGTCGTCGCCGCCCGCACCCACCTCGCCCCCGAGGACGTCACCGAGCTGCGCTGGGCCTCGGAGTTCCGGCCCCGCACGGGGCTGGCGGAACGCTTCCGGGACGGGCGGGTCTTCCTGGCCGGGGACGCGGCCCACGTGCACTCCCCGGCCGGCGGCCAGGGCCTGAACACCAGCGTCCAGGACGCCTACAACCTGGGCTGGAAGCTGGGCGCAGTCCTGCGCGAGGGCGCGCCGGAGGCCCTCCTCGACACCTACGAGGAGGAGCGCCGGCCCAACGCGGAGCACATGCTCGGCCTGTCCACGAGCGTCCACCGCGGCGAGACCCGCCGGGGCAAGGACACCGTCCAGCTCGACCTGCACTACCGGGAGTCGTCGCTGTCGGTGGAGACCCGGGAGAACCTCCCGGAGGACGCCCTGCGGGCGGGCGACCGCGCCCCCGACGCCGAGGTCGACGGCAAGCGCCTCTTCGACGTGTTCCGGGGGCCGCAGTGGACCCCGCTGGCGGTGGGGGTCGACACGGACGTCCCCGGCGCCGTCCGCATCTCCCCGCACGGCGCCTACACCACCGGCCTCTACCTCGTCCGGCCCGACGGCCACGTGGGCTGGGCGGGCGACGCGACGTCGAAGGACGCGGTGCGGGAGTACGCGCGCAGGGTCCGGCGCCTGCCGGTGTGA
- a CDS encoding TetR/AcrR family transcriptional regulator has translation MSTERTESTARGERRAPLDRARVAETALRLLNEVGLDGMTVRAIARELDVKAPALYWHFKDKQALLDEMATEMFRRMIAGTPLDPADTWRERLLRTSRGLRATLLGYRDGARVFSGSRFTGGVHGEQMEDTLRLFTEAGFTLAQAVRATQTAYLFTIGYVTEEQGVQPVPGERREGYDVEERARQLAAYPLTAAAGREIFEDYDRHFEEGLALLVAGVGARYGVA, from the coding sequence GTGAGCACGGAACGGACGGAAAGCACCGCACGCGGCGAACGGCGCGCGCCCCTGGACCGCGCGCGGGTCGCCGAGACCGCGCTGCGACTGCTGAACGAGGTGGGCCTCGACGGCATGACCGTGCGCGCCATCGCCCGGGAGCTGGACGTCAAGGCGCCCGCGCTGTACTGGCACTTCAAGGACAAGCAGGCCCTGCTGGACGAGATGGCGACGGAGATGTTCCGCCGCATGATCGCGGGCACGCCCCTGGACCCCGCCGACACCTGGCGGGAACGGCTGCTGAGGACCAGCCGCGGCCTGCGCGCCACCCTGCTCGGCTACCGCGACGGCGCCCGCGTCTTCAGCGGTTCGCGCTTCACCGGCGGCGTGCACGGCGAGCAGATGGAGGACACCCTGCGCCTCTTCACGGAGGCCGGCTTCACCCTCGCCCAGGCGGTACGGGCGACCCAGACGGCGTACCTGTTCACCATCGGCTACGTCACCGAGGAACAGGGCGTCCAGCCCGTCCCCGGCGAACGCCGCGAGGGCTACGACGTCGAGGAACGCGCCCGTCAACTCGCCGCGTACCCCCTGACGGCGGCGGCCGGGCGCGAGATCTTCGAGGACTACGACCGCCACTTCGAGGAGGGCCTCGCGCTGCTGGTGGCGGGGGTGGGGGCGCGGTACGGCGTGGCGTGA
- a CDS encoding glycosyltransferase family 29 protein, translating into MTTAQKRRARARGGELDDCLRACAVHSGKLVGSVDRRRVELAEQLRKLLVAWGTTATNAPAPAPTGATALLKRAVKGAAAPSATLGAEVLDALLAVANKALECGYDDELNLALVVSDTVLAQRKNSRAGWRLRARLMEALGEEDEAVEAYEKYLGLTDDDGFGVRARVAGLRLAGERERELLDVLGRQVPGAAAHARGPATDVWAAGLAAHAAGDREAAEPLLVGALLAQAAEGAPVADRQELLAQYLDLRLADGGDLSALTEVVGLYAEQRRNRMRGPVADPTVGGVRWLTLGEFRNLIAGKSVCLIANSGRVGASSMGSEIDDYDLVVRFNSYRIDARHTGSRTDIHATIHKHGFNWDQRVTTRLVFGGVSGDWKHSLRNRLVPGAQDNLGDESLRWPVRNIGRLSAEEWSGIPTTGFNMLWLLDFLDVSPTLDLIGFDFYESGAYRVQAAMKQPITSVHEYTSEKEWVMQRAQRVTDMRISLR; encoded by the coding sequence ATGACCACGGCCCAGAAGAGACGTGCACGTGCGCGTGGCGGGGAGCTGGACGACTGCCTGCGCGCCTGCGCGGTCCACAGCGGCAAACTCGTCGGCAGCGTCGACCGCCGTCGGGTGGAACTCGCGGAGCAGCTCAGGAAGTTGCTCGTGGCCTGGGGCACCACCGCCACGAATGCCCCCGCGCCCGCCCCCACCGGCGCCACCGCCCTGCTCAAGCGCGCCGTCAAGGGCGCCGCCGCGCCGTCCGCGACCCTCGGCGCCGAGGTGCTGGACGCGCTGCTCGCCGTCGCCAACAAGGCACTGGAGTGCGGCTACGACGACGAGCTGAACCTCGCCCTCGTCGTCAGCGACACCGTCCTCGCCCAGCGGAAGAACTCCCGGGCCGGCTGGCGGCTGCGCGCCCGGCTGATGGAGGCCCTCGGCGAGGAGGACGAGGCGGTCGAGGCCTACGAGAAGTACCTCGGCCTCACCGACGACGACGGCTTCGGCGTCCGCGCCCGGGTCGCCGGGCTGCGGCTCGCGGGGGAGCGGGAACGGGAACTCCTCGACGTGCTGGGCCGTCAGGTGCCCGGCGCCGCCGCCCACGCCCGGGGCCCCGCGACCGACGTGTGGGCCGCGGGACTGGCCGCGCACGCCGCCGGTGACCGCGAGGCCGCCGAACCCCTGCTGGTGGGCGCGCTGCTCGCGCAGGCCGCCGAGGGAGCCCCGGTCGCCGACCGGCAGGAGCTCCTCGCCCAGTACCTGGACCTGCGCCTGGCCGACGGAGGGGACCTGTCCGCCCTCACCGAGGTCGTCGGGCTCTACGCCGAACAGCGCCGCAACCGGATGCGCGGCCCCGTCGCCGACCCCACCGTGGGCGGCGTGCGGTGGCTCACCCTCGGCGAGTTCCGCAACCTCATCGCCGGCAAGTCCGTCTGCCTGATCGCCAACTCCGGCCGCGTGGGCGCGAGTTCCATGGGCTCCGAGATCGACGACTACGACCTCGTGGTGCGCTTCAACTCCTACCGGATCGACGCCCGGCACACCGGCAGCCGTACCGACATCCACGCCACCATCCACAAGCACGGCTTCAACTGGGACCAGCGGGTCACCACCCGCCTCGTCTTCGGCGGTGTCTCCGGGGACTGGAAGCACTCGCTGCGCAACCGACTCGTCCCCGGCGCCCAGGACAACCTCGGCGACGAGTCGCTGCGCTGGCCCGTGCGCAACATCGGCAGGCTGAGCGCCGAGGAGTGGTCCGGCATCCCGACCACCGGCTTCAACATGCTGTGGCTGCTGGACTTCCTGGACGTCAGCCCGACCCTGGACCTGATCGGCTTCGACTTCTACGAGAGCGGCGCCTACCGCGTGCAGGCCGCGATGAAGCAGCCCATCACGTCCGTGCACGAGTACACCAGCGAGAAGGAATGGGTCATGCAGCGGGCCCAGCGCGTGACCGACATGAGGATATCCCTGCGATGA
- a CDS encoding glycosyltransferase has product MTTTLPDRSATAAPATDAHALTGKRRIAFAAFVDENYLPGFLALLRSLALSNPGVCEDFVVLHDDLKPGSIAKIRALHPRIVLRRVDADRYDTYKKGDQDNYLVRKAYFILDVFRLREYDTVITLDTDMVVLGDLGELLRLREGLAAVPQFFYGQHKLNSGLLVIQREYLSDEFCARLDRCGREGDYELDKHDQGILNSVLDGDFVRLDPRYNFVKRRLSGDLPVPEDTAILHFTGRHKPWQGGEAGYGQAEDRWREFELSDAEFQAAYLALPGGLHQDLVVHYGTAHVRRTGDVETARKVAAAHIASGDYQDAVDILSGVRIPVDDAWPHEVLGHALMSVSRYEEAKARLLLAAAAPNRAATAYARLAQIAWVHGEDTEALRYATAGISVDPTHRAGRLWAQRAGAVPAQEQGSPEDQLAHVAFYMDRQGNAGDKLLPESVRLAFDPDTTSRRWHPVHAHRLFDESALRRVNARRGLVIGGGGLFIPDTMPNGNSAWQWNVPDDLLDRIDVPIAVYAVGFNAFDGQSYRAGRFRESLRLLVERSSFFGLRNHGSIEKVRGMLPARLHDRVRFQPCPTTVTRQLVAGWQDPVRRDDTILINAAYDRAGLRFGHDYDHFLAQMAKAVRDLGELAEVRCVAHSLDDEKMAFDLRRAHGISLPVVPMYDFDNDAIRDLYARTKLVIGMRGHAGMIPFGCGTPIISLISHPKMAYFLRDIERPEWGVSVHERHLADLLVERAKDLLADHDRTVADVHGRQRELWKVTEANAADLRVILGG; this is encoded by the coding sequence ATGACCACGACCCTCCCCGACCGGTCGGCCACCGCGGCCCCGGCCACCGACGCGCACGCGCTCACCGGCAAGCGGCGCATCGCCTTCGCCGCCTTCGTCGACGAGAACTACCTGCCCGGCTTCCTCGCCCTGCTGCGCAGCCTCGCGCTGTCCAACCCGGGCGTGTGCGAGGACTTCGTCGTCCTGCACGACGACCTCAAGCCCGGCTCGATCGCGAAGATCCGCGCCCTGCACCCGCGCATCGTGCTGCGCCGCGTCGACGCCGACCGCTACGACACGTACAAGAAGGGCGACCAGGACAACTACCTGGTCCGCAAGGCGTACTTCATCCTCGACGTCTTCCGGCTGCGCGAGTACGACACCGTCATCACCCTGGACACCGACATGGTCGTCCTCGGCGACCTGGGCGAACTGCTGCGGCTGCGCGAGGGACTGGCCGCCGTCCCGCAGTTCTTCTACGGACAGCACAAGCTGAACTCCGGGCTGCTGGTCATCCAGCGCGAGTACCTGAGCGACGAGTTCTGCGCGCGGCTGGACCGCTGCGGCCGCGAGGGCGACTACGAGCTCGACAAGCACGACCAGGGCATCCTCAACTCCGTCCTCGACGGCGACTTCGTCCGCCTCGACCCCCGCTACAACTTCGTCAAGCGGCGGCTCTCCGGCGACCTGCCCGTCCCCGAGGACACCGCGATCCTGCACTTCACCGGCCGGCACAAGCCCTGGCAGGGCGGCGAGGCCGGCTACGGCCAGGCGGAGGACCGCTGGCGGGAGTTCGAGCTGTCCGACGCCGAGTTCCAGGCCGCCTACCTCGCCCTGCCCGGCGGCCTCCACCAGGACCTCGTCGTCCACTACGGCACCGCGCACGTCCGGCGCACCGGCGACGTCGAGACCGCCCGCAAGGTCGCCGCCGCGCACATCGCCTCCGGCGACTACCAGGACGCCGTGGACATCCTGAGCGGCGTGCGCATCCCGGTCGACGACGCCTGGCCGCACGAGGTCCTCGGGCACGCCCTGATGAGCGTCTCCCGGTACGAGGAGGCGAAGGCCCGGCTGCTGCTCGCCGCCGCCGCACCCAACCGGGCCGCCACCGCGTACGCGCGGCTCGCCCAGATCGCCTGGGTGCACGGCGAGGACACCGAGGCGCTCCGGTACGCCACCGCCGGAATCTCCGTCGACCCCACCCATCGCGCCGGCCGGCTGTGGGCGCAGCGCGCCGGCGCCGTCCCCGCGCAGGAACAGGGCAGCCCCGAGGACCAGCTGGCGCACGTCGCGTTCTACATGGACCGCCAGGGCAACGCGGGCGACAAACTGCTTCCGGAGAGCGTCCGGCTGGCCTTCGACCCCGACACCACCTCGCGCCGCTGGCACCCGGTCCACGCCCACCGGCTGTTCGACGAGTCGGCGCTGCGCCGGGTCAACGCCCGCCGCGGCCTGGTCATCGGCGGCGGCGGACTGTTCATCCCGGACACCATGCCCAACGGCAACAGCGCCTGGCAGTGGAACGTCCCCGACGACCTGCTCGACCGCATCGACGTGCCGATCGCGGTGTACGCCGTCGGCTTCAACGCCTTCGACGGCCAGTCCTACCGCGCGGGGCGGTTCCGCGAGTCGCTGCGGCTGCTCGTTGAGCGCTCCTCCTTCTTCGGGCTGCGCAACCACGGCTCGATCGAGAAGGTGCGCGGCATGCTCCCGGCCCGTCTGCACGACAGGGTGCGCTTCCAGCCCTGCCCGACCACCGTCACCCGGCAGCTCGTCGCCGGCTGGCAGGACCCGGTCCGCCGCGACGACACCATCCTGATCAACGCCGCCTACGACCGGGCCGGGCTGCGCTTCGGCCACGACTACGACCACTTCCTCGCCCAGATGGCCAAGGCCGTCCGCGACCTCGGCGAACTGGCCGAGGTGCGGTGCGTCGCGCACTCCCTCGACGACGAGAAGATGGCCTTCGACCTGCGCCGCGCGCACGGCATCTCGCTGCCCGTCGTCCCGATGTACGACTTCGACAACGACGCGATCCGGGACCTGTACGCCCGCACCAAGCTGGTGATCGGCATGCGCGGCCACGCCGGGATGATCCCGTTCGGCTGCGGCACGCCCATCATCAGCCTGATCTCGCACCCGAAGATGGCGTACTTCCTGCGCGACATCGAGCGCCCCGAGTGGGGCGTCTCGGTGCACGAGCGGCACCTCGCCGACCTGCTGGTGGAGCGGGCGAAGGACCTGCTCGCCGACCACGACCGCACCGTCGCCGACGTGCACGGCCGGCAGCGGGAACTGTGGAAGGTCACCGAGGCGAACGCCGCCGACCTGCGCGTCATCCTGGGCGGCTGA
- a CDS encoding NAD(P)/FAD-dependent oxidoreductase — MNLGIIGAGATGLTAAWDAVRAGHQVTLLEAAGELGGLAASLEVGGVPLERYYHHIFRSDKAMISLIGELGLSDALRFHRPTTGIYRDGRLIDFTTPLDMLRFPGFSPLDAVRFAGSSAVLKAVRGGERYNDLTALAWLRRRAGRRATEAIWEPLLRGKFGDRAEQVSMAWLWARIHCRTFELGYVDGGFERVYAALRDGIEERGGKVEFGKAVKSIRQADDAAPAVVTCADDSRYSFDRLIVTTPQPAFARAAGLPADDAVWKNQYLGATCFVLELDRSVIPYYWLNINEPDFPFLAVVEHTRMIDPSVYGGRHILYVGNYVEREDWRFTTEPEELLTAFLPYLRRVNPDFDASWIKNWHFSKAGFAQPVVTPEYRSLIPGHETPMSRVTLATMAQIYPQDRGQSYSVEMSRRVTASLGLR, encoded by the coding sequence ATGAACCTCGGCATCATCGGCGCGGGTGCCACCGGCCTGACCGCCGCCTGGGACGCCGTACGCGCCGGGCACCAGGTCACCCTCCTGGAGGCGGCGGGCGAACTCGGCGGGCTGGCGGCCTCGTTGGAGGTGGGCGGCGTTCCGCTGGAGCGCTACTACCACCACATCTTCCGCAGCGACAAGGCGATGATCTCCCTGATCGGGGAGCTGGGGCTGAGCGACGCGCTCCGCTTCCACAGGCCGACCACGGGCATCTACCGCGACGGCCGGCTCATCGACTTCACCACCCCGCTCGACATGCTGCGCTTCCCGGGGTTCTCCCCGCTGGACGCGGTGCGGTTCGCCGGGTCCTCGGCGGTGCTCAAGGCGGTGCGCGGCGGGGAGCGGTACAACGACCTCACGGCCCTGGCCTGGCTGCGCCGGCGGGCCGGCCGCAGGGCGACAGAGGCGATCTGGGAGCCGCTGCTGCGCGGCAAGTTCGGCGACCGCGCCGAGCAGGTGTCGATGGCCTGGCTGTGGGCCCGCATCCACTGCCGCACCTTCGAACTGGGCTATGTGGACGGCGGGTTCGAGCGGGTCTACGCGGCCCTGCGGGACGGCATCGAGGAGCGCGGCGGCAAGGTCGAGTTCGGCAAGGCGGTGAAGAGCATCCGGCAGGCCGATGACGCCGCGCCCGCCGTGGTGACCTGCGCGGACGACTCCCGCTACAGCTTCGACCGGCTGATCGTGACCACCCCGCAGCCCGCCTTCGCCAGGGCCGCCGGGCTGCCCGCGGACGACGCGGTGTGGAAGAACCAGTACCTGGGCGCCACCTGCTTCGTACTGGAGCTGGACCGCAGCGTGATCCCGTACTACTGGCTGAACATCAACGAGCCGGACTTCCCGTTCCTCGCGGTGGTCGAGCACACCCGGATGATCGACCCGTCGGTCTACGGCGGCCGGCACATCCTCTACGTGGGCAACTACGTGGAGCGTGAGGACTGGCGTTTCACCACGGAGCCGGAGGAACTGCTGACCGCGTTCCTCCCCTACCTGCGACGGGTCAACCCGGACTTCGACGCCTCCTGGATCAAGAACTGGCACTTCTCGAAGGCCGGCTTCGCCCAGCCGGTGGTGACCCCGGAGTACCGCTCCCTGATCCCCGGCCACGAGACCCCGATGAGCAGGGTCACCCTGGCGACGATGGCCCAGATCTACCCCCAGGACCGCGGCCAGAGCTATTCGGTGGAGATGTCCCGCCGGGTGACGGCGTCGCTCGGGCTGCGGTGA
- a CDS encoding GtrA family protein produces the protein MTDTSAGPAPAAAPAAGPPEDRSRTVRQLVRYTLIGGSGVALDMIVFLLLHNTAGLDEQWANVLSTTLGIANNFVLNALFTFERRDRLVVRFLRFYAVGLTGIALTYLLFLVFTNALGIDANLVKAGSLPLVLALQFVLNRKWSFA, from the coding sequence ATGACTGACACCTCGGCGGGCCCGGCCCCCGCCGCCGCACCGGCGGCCGGTCCACCGGAGGACCGCTCCCGGACCGTGCGCCAGTTGGTGCGCTACACCCTCATCGGCGGCAGCGGCGTCGCGCTGGACATGATCGTCTTCCTGCTGCTGCACAACACCGCCGGCCTGGACGAGCAGTGGGCCAACGTGCTCAGCACCACCCTCGGCATCGCCAACAACTTCGTCCTCAACGCGCTGTTCACCTTCGAGCGGCGCGACCGGCTCGTGGTGCGCTTCCTGCGCTTCTACGCCGTCGGGCTGACCGGTATCGCCCTGACCTACCTGCTCTTCCTCGTCTTCACCAACGCGCTGGGGATCGACGCCAACCTGGTCAAGGCGGGTTCCCTGCCGCTGGTCCTGGCGCTCCAGTTCGTGCTCAACAGAAAGTGGAGCTTCGCATGA
- a CDS encoding glycosyltransferase family 2 protein — translation MTQQDIRPPVHIPSRPLERAGTERDEPARTEPGRVRRPLISYVLPVYNEQDGIAAFHAELTAALDGRPDLDAELVYVNDGSSDGSLALLTALADKDDRVKVVDFARNFGHQIAITAGLDLATGDAVIVMDTDLQDPPRVSLELVDAWRQGAEIVHARRRSRQDTLFKRGTAHLYYRVLRSSTDVDIPLDTGDFRLLDRRVADELRKYRERSRFVRGIVASMGYRQSEVAFDRDERFAGETKYPLRKMARLAVDGVTSFSTAPLKMITRLGFVVLALSLAGILYALAMKAFRPDITVSGWTMLMVVTLFLGGTQMLSLGVLGSYVGRIYSEAQGRPLYLVREVIGGPKADD, via the coding sequence ATGACCCAGCAGGACATACGCCCGCCCGTCCACATCCCGTCCCGGCCCCTGGAGCGGGCCGGGACGGAGCGGGACGAGCCCGCGCGAACGGAGCCGGGGCGGGTGCGCCGCCCGCTGATCTCGTACGTGCTGCCGGTCTACAACGAGCAGGACGGCATCGCCGCCTTCCACGCCGAGCTGACCGCCGCGCTCGACGGCCGCCCGGACCTCGACGCCGAGCTGGTCTACGTCAACGACGGCTCGTCCGACGGCTCGCTCGCCCTGCTGACGGCGCTGGCGGACAAGGACGACCGGGTCAAGGTGGTGGACTTCGCCCGCAACTTCGGCCACCAGATCGCCATCACCGCCGGTCTCGACCTGGCCACGGGCGACGCGGTCATCGTCATGGACACCGATCTGCAGGACCCGCCGCGGGTCAGCCTCGAACTGGTCGACGCCTGGCGCCAGGGCGCCGAGATCGTCCACGCGCGCCGCCGCAGCCGCCAGGACACCCTCTTCAAGCGCGGCACCGCACACCTGTACTACAGGGTGCTGCGCTCCTCCACCGACGTCGACATCCCGCTGGACACCGGGGACTTCCGGCTGCTGGACCGCCGGGTCGCCGACGAGCTGCGCAAGTACCGCGAGCGCAGCCGCTTCGTGCGCGGCATCGTCGCTTCCATGGGCTACCGCCAGAGCGAGGTGGCCTTCGACCGCGACGAGCGGTTCGCGGGCGAGACCAAGTACCCTCTGCGCAAGATGGCCCGGCTGGCGGTCGACGGGGTGACCAGCTTCTCCACCGCACCGCTGAAGATGATCACGCGGCTGGGTTTCGTGGTGCTGGCGCTGTCCCTGGCCGGCATCCTCTACGCGCTGGCGATGAAGGCGTTCCGGCCCGACATCACCGTCTCCGGCTGGACGATGCTGATGGTCGTCACGCTGTTCCTCGGCGGCACGCAGATGCTGTCGCTCGGTGTGCTGGGCAGCTATGTGGGGCGCATCTACAGCGAGGCGCAGGGGCGGCCGCTGTATCTGGTGCGCGAGGTGATCGGCGGGCCGAAGGCCGATGACTGA